ATCGTTATGTGGCCATCCTCGAGCCGACAGGCCATCAGCAGTCCACAACCTGTTTTGGAGCAAGGTCCAAATGAAGAATCTGATCTTAGGCTCAGCCTTGATTTTCCAAACCTGTTCAAGTTGCGGCATTGCAATTCGAGTGATGAACTGTATATTGTAAGCGGATTTGGCGCTGTATCTTCCATTCAAGGAGTGAATCCAAGAGATTTCGTCCTCCCGATCAGTGAGAAGGACCTGCTGTAGGGCCGTCCAGAGGTTCAGAAGGGAGTCTAGAGTCAGAGCGTCATTGATCCTTTGCAGCCCAGCCATCCATTGATTATCATGCATGCCGTCCCGTACAGACACAAGCTTTCTACGAGACAACTTGTACAGAGTAGGGGCAATATCCATCGGAGCCATTCCATTCAGCCATCTATCCGACCAGAAACGCGCTTTCCTACCATCCCCCAGTTGAATGCTAGTGCATGCAGCAAATAATTGACGATCAGTGTGGTCACAAGGGGTTGGGGTGCCTTTCCAAGGGCGACCGACACAGTCCCACTCATACCAAGGCCACCGCAGACGAAGGGCTTTGCTGTATGCGGCGATTTCTTTGATACCAAGGCCCCCCACCGATTTTGGAGCACAAATGCGCTTCCAGTTAACCAAGCATTTCCCACCATAAGCCTCATCCTCAACATTCCAAAGGAATTTTCTTCGCAGTTTATCAATTTGCCTCTCAGCCCATTTATCTAGTGCAAACGCAGTGAGGTAGAACGTAAGCGTAGAGGTGAGGACCGAATTAACAAGGAGTAGTCGGCCAGGTCTGGTGAAGAACCTTCCTTTCCACGGTCGTAGGCATCCGGCAATCTTATCCAGAAGTGGCGTACCTCAACCCTTCTCGGCTTTCTAAGTGAGAGCGGCAGTCCAAGGTAGCGACACGGTAAGGCCCCAAGAGTTCCTCCAAAACCCTCCAGGAGAGAGGCGATGTCAATCCCTTCGCACCGGACAGGATAAGCCACACACTTTCCTTGGTTGATCTTGAGCCCGGACACGTCACCAAAGAATTCCAAAATTTGTAGCACGGCTTGAATGTCCAAACTAGACGGTTGAATGAAAAGAGTAGCATCATCAGCATAGAAACTTGCCCTTAGCCTAGCAGAGGGCGTCGACAGGGGGGAGAGGATCTCCAACTGCGTGGCTCTGTTCAAAATTCTTTGGACGGGGTCCAGGGCTAGGATGAATAACATCGGTGACAGGGGGTCTCCCTGCCGGAATCCTCGTCGGTGCTGAAAAGGCAAGCCAGCAGCTCCATTGAGCAGCACCCTAGAAGTGGCCGAGGCCAGCAACATACAGATCATGTCCCTCCATTTTTGCCCAAACCCATATTGTTCCAAAACTTGCAACAAGTATCCCCAACCAAGAGTCAAATGCCTTTGCGAAGTCAAGCTTGAGGaatagcagcttcttcttcttttggTGGGCATCTTTGATTACATTCTTGACATAGAGAAAGTTATCTCGGATGGATCTGCCTCGAATGAAAGCGCTTTGGGTGACCGAAATGAGTTTGTGTAGCTCAGGCCCCAGCCGATTAGCAAGCACCTTACAGATGATTTTAGCAACACTATGCATCAAGCTGATCGGTCTATAATCAGAAGGTGTTGTCGCTCCCTCTTTCTTGGGTATCAGCACCAGGTTGGCAGAGTTAAGAATCTTCCATTGGTTCCCCTTTAGAAGGAAAAAGGCTCTTGAAAACCTCGATCAAGTCATCTTTGATTAGTAGCCAAAACCTCTTATAGAAAGCCCCAGTGAACCCGTCGGGTCCAGGTGACTTCTCAGCTTGCCCATAAAAAACAACAGCCTTGATCTCTTCTTCAGTGAAGGCCTGATCCAAGTGTTGCAGCTCAGCCCGCTGAATGCCTAGGAAGTCCCAATTCAGATGCGAAACATTGGGTGGAGCTTTGCCAATGAGGTTCTTGAAGTGGTCTAGTAGAATATTTTCCTTCTCCTTGTGGTCAGAAGTCTCGTCGTGCTGCCCAATAAGAGTGGCAATATGATTTTTCCGGCGTCTGCCATTAGCCCTTAGGTGGAAGAATTTTGTACTAGCATCACCCGATCTGATGGTGGTTAGCCTGGATCTCTGTTTCCATCTGATCCGTTCTAAGGCGGCGATTCCCACAAGTTTGGACTTAAGGTTCCTCCTAAGGGCCCACTCCTCAGCAGTGAGCTCTCTATGCTCCATTGCCAGGTCCAGTTGGAATATCACCTCATTTGCAATTTCAGTGGCCAAGCTAGCCTTCTTTCTCATATCCCCGCTCCATTTCTTGAGGGCCGTGGCTGTTCTGGAAAGCCTAGCCTGGAGAAAACCTTTGCAttcttagccttatcttcaataactagttattcctaaaaactGGTGAGacattgtgctaagagatcatctcttgtcttctcttaaataagagaagacaagcCTTTCCTTATGATTTCTCTCTTCCCCACCTCATCATTTATCATACGTGACATGCTTAAGATAggaccattgtacatgcccttactAGCTACATTCCAAACCCTAGCTCAGCGACGACAAAAAGAGATCAGTAGATTAAAAGACATGGCACCATGTCACACGTCTGGCGGTATACATGCTCGGCCATGGTGGCCTGGCTCACGGGGTGCTGGCCTTATAAAGGTAGTCGTAGTAGTAGTGGtggtagtggtggtggtggtggtggtggtggtggtggtggtggtagtagtagtagtagtagtagtagttatGATCCTGACAGACTTTGTTGTGCATCATGACTTTGTTGCAACAGAATTTTACTGTAGGTTTTACTGATTGCTGGAATTCAAGCATGTTTCAGAATGCTCCTAGCTCAGCAAAAGCAGGGAAATAATACTGATTTTTGTTGTTGCTGTAGGTTTTACTAGTGCGAGTGATCTTGACTTCCTTGCAGAGAGGACTACAGATATCATCTGCACTCCAGATAACTTTCAGTTTTGTTGTTCAAAATTCAGCACCGCCTTGCCAAACAGCATTCTGCCACTAAATGGCAGCATATGCAGGACCAACTAACAATGTACGGAGACCAACTAAACCTGGTATCTTTTTCAGATCAAGTTAGACCCTGGTTATTGGAAAGTACCCACTTCATTTCAATTTCTAGATGATATTCAGTTCTTTTTTCACAGCAAAACATCTTTGCTTCATTCTGATATCAGCATATTTCACAAGATCTCAAAATGACTGAAAAGGTCTTTACGAATTGCAAGCAGGGAAGCAACCAAGAACATCCTAGCCGAAGTTGCATGACCCAATACTAACACCAGAAGTGATCTCACAGATGCAGAGCCACACTTAGTGCCAGAACTAACATTGTTTTCTTGAGTACTTAATCATGATCTGGAGTACTAGCATGGAGTAATTTTTTTGCAAGAGTACAATTACAAGCATGAGTACACTGAATTTCTTGTAGCAGATGGAGCACATAAAAATGGAGTAGCTCACCTACTGTTGATCTGCTAATTAGTCAATTTTCTGCTCCTTGCTGATCCTTGCTGCTCCTTGCTCCTTGCTGATCCTTGCTCCTACTGTTGATCTGCTAGTTTTGACAGGTGAACAGATGGACAGTGGCTGCTCCTTGCTGATCAATTCAAAATTGCTCTGGCGATCAATTCAAGCTTGCTGTGACTGGCGAGAAGACGTCCTGGTCAATCACCACATCTGATCAATTTCTGTCTGTGGCGAGAAGAAGTGGTACAACTCCGGCGATCAATTTCTTTGGCGATTAACAATTTTGATCAATTCAAACAGCAACACAGGCAGCGCTACTGCTGCTGTTGGTCAGTGCGGGGAGGAGCACGGGCGGAGGTCAATTGGCCGGATTCGGAGCTCCAGTGCCTGAATCGAGGAGCTGGAAGGctgaggcaggaggaggaggagcacagGCTGCGTTGCTGCTGCTGTTGGTCAGTGCGGGGAGGAGCACGGACGGAGGTCAATTGGCCGGATCCGGAGCTCCAGTGCCTGAATCGAGGAGCTGGAAGGCtcaggcaggaggaggaggagcacgggCGGCGCGACGGCCAGGAGTCGCGGGCGGCTGGAGGCTGTGGCGGACGGCGAGGGACCTGCGTACGAGTTTGGGCTCTTGATTGGAGCGGAGGAAGGCGGCCGGCGCGGACGGACGCCGGAGCTGCAGCAGTGGGGTGGAGCTTGGCGGAGGGGAGGAGCGACGGAGGAAGACGAAGATCCCCGGCGACAAGAATTTCAAATTGAGGGTAGTTTGGTACTTTTTCCTGTTTTCACCTGGTCGGAGAAGTTCCTCAACGACAACTATTTCAGAACAGAGGGAGTAATTCTCTATCTCTATATTGGCAAGGCTTGAACATGCACACCTTCATTCAGTCGTAGTTTCGAGTGCCAATAGTTCATTGACTTTTTTCTTTGATTTAACAGTGAGGTGATCACCACTAACACTCTTGGATTGATGCTATGTTGTCGTGAGGTATTGCTTTCCACTCAATATTAGATATTTGTCGTATAGCATGGTGACTGCTGAAGAATTCCAACACTCATCGTCTTGCTATCTTAGGCAATAAATATGATGTGGAACCAACCTCGAGGTGGTCACATATTTAACATTGATGATGGAAGGCCAACCCCAAGGTACCATTTCCATTTGTTCTCATATGTAGTAATTCTGGATACTCAGCTGAGTGTGCTGTCACATGATTTCGTTTAACTGCTCATATAGTTTAAATCTGTGGAATTGAACATAGTTTGATATATCCTGTTCTTTTGACGCTGATATAAGTATCTCCTTTCGTTCTTCTCCACATGTGTGCATTGTACTTGACATACTGAATTTGCATGGCCATATGGCAGTATCAGTTATTTGTATTAAATGAAAGTTGTGCACAAAACGAAATACTAAGGAGACAAACTCAATCATCTTTTGgtaactactccctctgtaaagaaatataagagcgtttagatgactaaactagtgatgtaaatgctcttatatttgtCTACGGAGGGAGTATTAGTCTTGAATTCTAGGTAATCATTATTATAATCACCAGGTTTGCAGCTTATGGTGCAACGAAGAGAAGTGTGGTGCACCTTACAAAGTCTCTACAGGTAAAGGTAACATGTGTGACGATTTAACCTGAAATGATTAGTTTCTGTTTGAGCAGTTCCAATGAAGCATTTTGAAATAACGAACTCTTTGCTGTATTGTAACCTCATGAAATTGTCGATAGACCCGAAGCACAAACATTCAACAGTACAATGAGATAACTACTGTTTTATCAATATTTAGTTAGAGTCATGTTAAATTCCCAAGTAgttgctccctcaaactcataTTTGGGACATCGTAAAGCTGTAATCATCCATAGAGAAAATAATAGGCGATTTATTGCTATGTGCTTGAACTTGGCTCAGTGGCACAAATTTTTATTAAGTTTACATTTATTTCCAGAAAAACAACAGAGCCTTTTGTCCCAAGCACATTGGGGCAGGCTAGAGATGAAACCCCACAAAAACTGTGAGAACCCAAAAGAGAAGACAGAAAGTGCAAACAAGCAAAATAAATCAAGGCAGTATACTGGTGCAGGTCACAGCTTTGCAGCTTTATTAGAAACTGTGTGGAGAAGATAACATGATTCTTATTGCAGGCTGAGTTGCAGATGAATGAAGTGAATGATGTCGTGGTGCATAATTTATCGGTATACAGCTCCACCCTTTCTTTAGTTATCTTTTATATTTTAGAGTTCCTAACTATTCTCTCGCATAAAGATAATTAGAAGTTGGTGTGGTTTAACTAACTAGTTTGTGTAAGGTTCTAAGCATTGGTCCATGGAATATCCGTATAAGTAAATGATCGCCTTTTGTTTCTAAGTTCTGTTTATAACTCTGAAAAGGATAGTCACACACTAACAGTAAGTACATAACTAATTTGTGCAGCCTGGCATGGTTACGACTGATCTTCTTATGTCTGGTGCTACCGCAAAGCAAGTAAGGGATAAGCACAATCTCTTTCTGAcattctttttctttttgccaTTGTTGATAAGATAATTCATGGTTACTAAATTGTAAATTTTACTGATGGCAGGCAAAGTTTTTCATCAATATATTAGCTGAAACTCCTGATGTGGTGAGAGCTACGCCATTGTTCCTTCTTTTACAGGGCCATTGGTCCTTTTCCTCCAGAACAATGTTGACTCTTCTTCTAAACTCTAAAGCTTATGTTTGGCAGCAGTAGTAATAATTTTTAGCTGCTTTAGGCCTGTGTCCATTTGGCGTGTAGAACCGTCCGACCACTTAGCTTGAACGTGGTCTCCAGACTTGTTTATACGTTCCTAAAATTTGTGATTTGGTCATTGTCGAAGGGCTGTTAACCTTTTGTGCTTGCTTTAACAAAGTTAAAAAAATGGCAACTTGAAGTTCTTCATATGATGTCGCAAGGTAGACATGTGTTATCAAATGTGTCGATCTGAAGTTCTGAACAAAAAATAAATAGTTGATCTAATATAAACTGACAAAGTTAGCTTTCGAAGCTTATAACTTTGCTTAAAAATCTTACAGTCTATCCATGACAGGCACGTTTTCTTTGTACAGCGAATGACCGGTAGCCTCTAGGTTCATTTGCGATGGATATCTGTTAATGATTCAGCATACCTGCCTTTAATGTTATTTATGTACACTTTTTAATCATATTATCTGTTTGGTAATATGGTAATATAATAATCAATGTTGACTATTAAAACAGGTTGCGGATTACCTTGTTCCAAACATCAGAGAAATCCCTACCAAGCAATCCATGAAGCCGACTTACATTCGCTTTCTCACAGGCTTGAAAGCCTACTCCAGAATATTTTCAGTAAGAACTCTCTGAAACCTGGGGAGGGTCTTTTATTAATCTTGGACATCCCCAACCAATGTCAAATTTACTGTAATAATCATTCTTCCTGATTTTATTTGCAGAGAATTGCTTTTGGTGCTCGTAGGAACAAGTATGTTGCCGAGGATTAGTTTTCTTACTGCCATCTTCCAACCCAGAAGAAACCTAGGGATATTCTTGTTATCATATTTTAGAAGTCCATTCTTTTCCTGTAAAAATAGGATGTATCACTGAGGGCATCTTGAGAACACAGCAATGTACTCCTCATATATACAATACATGTAATTTGATTACACCTCATCAAATTACAGTTCATCTGGATTATTTATGGACCTTATGATCTAGTTGCATGTTGCATTTTCAATGCAAGAGGAGCCCATGATACATCTATGCACCTACACATTAAGGCTGAAAACCATTTTTCCTTGTTACTTCCTATAACTTGTGTAGTCTTGCCTAACTTATCTGTTGGGACAAGTTCGTCGTGCAATTAAGCTCCTATGATAGATTTATTGTGTTTGTACAACTTTTTTTTCCCTCTTCATTGAAAGGCATGCAGATGGCATTGCAATGACAAGACATGGTCATGCACTCATGCTGCTACCTTGCTGCTTGGTGTTTGGCAGCATAGGGTAGGACTTTGATCACATCTCACACATCCAGATTGCCTGATAAGTCAACCTCAACACTTACTACTGCACCTAAATTATCATTCTGGTTATTTACTTCTCTGTCACATTCCTGATAAGTTAATGTGATGTGCACCATTCGTGGATTTGGCAGAGTCTGCTCGTGCTATCGCAACATCAACTCTTGTTGGTTTGTTGCCATTCAGAAGGCTTTATTTCTCTGCAAATCATTCCACCCATACAAACCAACTGTGAATTGTGACGTGTTATGTAGTGTGATAGAATATGGCTGGCTACACAAAGATAGTGCAGTATCTCTAGTCTCTTACAAGAACTGTATAAAGGGATGACTGGCTTGATAGAGAAGGAGACTATCACTCTCTCTTCTCACTAAAAGATATGACATACATTCCCAGTTCCTTTTGCTTCCTCGCACATACCAGTATGCGCATGTTAATGATTTTAGTTtcttttttggtatttttgtgcaTTCTTTTTTCTAATGTAGGATGGCCAGAGCATTGATTTGCCTGCTTGATCTCCAATttgtatttgaaaatatttttctGTATCTATATGGGCATATGTGCACATTTAAAAAATAAACAAATTTTGATGGATTCTGTCTCTTGTAGTTACACGAGCTGCTGTATTGTCGTTTTGCTGGTTTGCATTGCCTTGGTTTTAAAAGGTGTCTCAAGCTTTCTGATTTCCTTGATCTTTGACAGGTGTGAGCTTGATTTGCTGACTGATGTCCAACGGCAAGCCGACATATCAGTGACTCTTCTTACATGTCGAGCATACCGGTCTGTTGCTTTCTCAGGGCAATGCAGCCGACAAGTAGTTTACTTCGCTGGACCGATGATCTCCATAAGATCTTCCTGGAAGCTGTAGAGTATCAAGGAGGCCCCTATGGTTTGGTTTCTTGAACTTTGAGCATACGATGTCAAACAATTCATTCTCTGTTACTTGGATCTGAAACTTCTCGATGAAACTGATGCTGTGCTACTCAACCGTCGCAACTCCTTAGAGGTGAAGCCAACTGCGGTGAAGGAGAAAATGGAAGCTATGGGAGTCACAGGCCTCACAATCTGGAACATAAAAAGCCACCTCCAGGTACCTCCTGCCCTCTTGCAGCTCTTCATAGATACTTTGAGGGTTTTCGTTCTGCGGTGCGGGGTCTCAACGCACTTGGCTTGCTCTTGTGTGCCAGAGATACAGGGAGAAGTGCAATTTAGGACCTGAACCTCCTCGGGATGTCCGAGGCACTGCATCACCAAGGAAGGCTGGAGATAATGTGTATGGTTCTCTGATGCAATGGAATTGTTGGATCTGCATGCCTTTGTGTTCTCTATTTATTTATTTGTATTTTAGAACTGACTGACTGATTGATTATTGAGCTTGTTCATAAGTTCTGTAACTTGTTCTGGTGTGTAGGACATCTGAGACCGAGACAGTGGTGGACAGTGATGCAGCAACGAATCTGACTGAAATGGAGGTACTCCTCATCATCGTTGATAGCCTGGCCTGGACAGTGGACAAGCATATACTATCATCCAAAGGCAAGACCTGGTCAGTCTTAGTACATTTCAGGGCCATATAACAGTAGAGGGAACACACTTGCCATACCATGCCAGGAAGGTTAGGATCATAGTATGGCTGCCGCCTGCAGGTATCTGTATCTGTGGCAACCCAACCCCAGACCCGGCCATCTTTAAGCACGAGGGCACACCGTCGTTGCCTCACCGTCGCGCTCTAGGAGTAGGATGTCACGCTCTAGTAGTAGGATGGCGTGCCACGCCAGGGAGCAAGCTCTAACGACGTTGCCGCCAAGGCCACCACGACGCCGCACTTCGTGTTCGTCCCGCTGATGCACCACGGCCACCTGATCCCGGCGGTGGACGCGGCGCTGCAGCTGGCCACCCACTCTAAAAAGCCCCCAGCCCAACAAAATCCCAGCACCACAACGCCAAACAAGGATATATGTCAACAGAAGGGGGAAATGTGAATCCAACGACTGAAGAATAGCGCATTTAACAAGGCCAAGCAGTGAACAAATTAAGGCAGCGACGCATAACAGTAGTAGCAGCTAGCTAGTTTATGGAAACCAAACGTGCATCAGTACAGAATGTCACAGCGCAATGTCATCCACTTGCTAATGGCAGAATGCTCGCTAATTAATTAGGACATCATAACACACACAGCAGGAAGCATCATATATGGTCTCACTTCACAGCTGATAGCATCACACACTCCTATCTAGCCGTAGCCACGGAGGAGAGAAGACTCGCTCATCCCGAGACACAGACTCATCCTCTGAATCTGAATCTGGACTGCTCTCATCCGGCGCCCATGAATCTGAACTGGGCTCATTCGGCTCATCCTGTGAATCCGACATGTTCAAATTCCGCGCGAGCTCCACATCCAACTCGGAACTGAAGTGCACGAGGTCCATCTCTAGCATGCCATCCACGCTGCGGGTTCCCTTATGGGTGATGTCGTCATCACGGATGTACTTGGCGTCATCTGGATACACAATCTTCCTTGCGCAAATCATGTCATAGTAGCAACGTCCTATTAACAAAATAAAACCCGGATCAGTAAGATGATAATAAGCCAATTCAGATTTATGATGAGTAGTGCATTCAAGCATCGTGAGAAGCAGATCGCCGTGACTCAAAGTACTAATCAAATGCTATCACTTGCTAATCAGCCGTGCCGCGGTAGAGAAGTAGATGGACTTACCCGCATATGCATAGGGCAGAGGGCAGCAGAATGCTGCTGTCCTTGGCTTGCGTGTTACGCCCCACAACTCGGCGTAAAATAGGGTCCTCGGAACATTCTCATCAGAAGTTGCCATGAAGTTCACTAGGTAGCACGTATCAGTGAAGGGGGCGCAGCCTTCCCGTCTTTGATCCATACCAATTATAAAATCAAGTTCATACTTTGGTCCCTACAGCAAGCAAGAAATTAAGAAGCAAGAGTGTTTGTTGGTCAAATCAAGTTAAAGCTAATATACGTACGTAAGTAGCAGCTAATGATTGAAAACAGAGGAAGTCCAATGCCTACCCAAAAATGATGGTCCGTGTAATCCTTGAGCACCTGTTCAATCTTTGAACGCAGCCAGCTCCTCCAATGCTCATACTGTGATCTCACGCTTGATACCCGCCTCAAGGCCTCTACACTAAGTTCAGGAGCAGGAGCTTGCACGGGGGGTTGATACCAGGGTGCTGTTTTGTAATCACGCCACAGCGCAACAACATCTTCTCTGATTTTATCATAGAACAACACAACACCGCTGGTTTGCGCCTTGGTTATATGTGAGACCAGGAGTTTTCGGCCTTCGGGATCGAGCAGCAGCATCCGGTGAAATTCACCTAGCTGAAGGGGCAGCGGCTGTCTAGCAGCCATGGCCGCCTCGTGGAAGGGGATTTCATCAATCTTTGGTGCAGACGATAACATGTCAACAAGGTCGCATCTTGCACTGCAGAGTTTCTCCAGAGCACGAGCAATTGAGGATTGGGGGTCGACGGACAAGGCAAGGTTTGCAAGCCCCTCGAGGGAACGAACAACTAGGCGGAGCAGAGATAGGGGGTCCAGGATGTCATTGTACTCTTTCAACATCATGCGGTCAGAAGCCGGGAGAATGGAGCCACACGTCTCATGCCAGACTGAGTTAATGATGATGTTGGAGAGAGGGTCACAGGGGCCATAGCAATGGCCGGCCATGAGGATGCTGCGCATGATGGAGCCCGAGGGTGCGTGCAGCATCTTGAAGGCCTGGACGTACAGGTTGTGAATCATGCCATAGAGGTACATCTTGAGAGACCGTAGGTAATCTCAGTTGTCGCCACCGCACGAGGCGATGAGAATGTGTTTCTGGAAATCTGCTATCGTCAGGCAATCTTGCAGCTTGCTAGGCAGTCCGGACTGCAGAGACGTGATGGCGGTCCCATCGCAGC
This genomic window from Aegilops tauschii subsp. strangulata cultivar AL8/78 chromosome 4, Aet v6.0, whole genome shotgun sequence contains:
- the LOC109737640 gene encoding chlorophyll(ide) b reductase NOL, chloroplastic, translated to MLCCREAINMMWNQPRGGHIFNIDDGRPTPRFAAYGATKRSVVHLTKSLQAELQMNEVNDVVVHNLSPGMVTTDLLMSGATAKQAKFFINILAETPDVVADYLVPNIREIPTKQSMKPTYIRFLTGLKAYSRIFSRIAFGARRNKYVAED